The genomic window CATATCCAGGACCGCCTCAAAGTTGCGCTGCTCCGTCCAACGTACATAACCGATTGGATAGTCCTGTCCCTTCTCCTCATAATTCACATCATAGCGTCCCGGACCATAAGAGGATGAGACCTGAAACGTCAGCTCTTTCTTGAAAAAGTCATCCCGTGACAACTCAAGCCCAGTCACCCCCACCAGAACTATCCGCCCTCGCTTGCGGCACATCAAGGCCGCCTGGTGTATAGGCTCGCTGCTCTTCGTAGCAGCGGTCACGATTACTGCATCAACCCCGCGTCCCCGTGAGAACGCCTCTGCCGCTGAGACCGGGTCCTGCCCGGCAGAAAGGTCCACAACCTCAGCGCCGAACTGCCGTGCCAGCTCTAACTTTTGCGTATCGAAATCGAGACCCAAGACCCGGCAGCCATGCGCCCGCAACAACTGCACCGTCATCAGTCCGATCAAACCCAAACCGGTAACTACCACCGCCTCACCCAGGGTCGGCTGCACCAGCCGAATACCCTGCAAGGCAATAGCGCCAATCACAGTAAAAGCCGCCTCATCATCAGAGACATTATCAGGAACCTTTGCACACAGGTTAAAAGGAACACTAACAATCTCAGCATGTTTCCCATTGGAAGCCACCCTATCACCTTCTTTGAACCAACTCCTCGCTCCTAACTCCTCACTCCTAATTACTACTCCAACATTGCAATACCCAAGCGGCAGCGGCTGGTCAAGCTTATTACGCACCGCTTCAATAGTCGGCATGAGTCCATCCGTCTTGATCTTGTCCAGCACCATACGCACCTTATCAGGCTGTTGGCGGGCCTTTTCGATGGGACCAGCCTTGCCGAACTCAACGAGCATACGTTCTGTACCGGCGGAAATAAGCGAGCTGGTGGTTCGGATCAGCAACTGCCCGCGCCCGGCGCTCGGGCAGGGCACTTCGGCCACCTCGGTGACTCCGGTTTTGAGATTCTGAAGAATTTGTTTCATTATGCACGCTCAAGCGTCATAGCCTGGATCTCGGACTGGGCAATTAGCAACGATTTCTTGCTAAAGCAAAGAGCCATTACAGGGTTTAGGATTATTTGAAATGAATACCCTTATTTGTCATAAGGTTTCCAGATAGTGAGGCCTTCAATAATCTGGTAATGGTTGATATTGCAGGTTACTAACTTAAGATTATTACTTATCGCTGTCGCAGCTATAATGCTATCAATAGGATTCGTTGAATACTTCCGCCTTAACTCTCCCGCTTTTTCAGCTATTGCAAAAGTTACATCAACAGTCTTAAAAAGCGACAATAACTTCTCAATCTTTATTCGTTTAATCTCTTCTGAAGCACTTTTGCCTGATAAAAGTTCCATAACTGTAAGCGCTGATATCATTCCTCTGATGCTTTTCTCATCAAAGAGTGTTAAAAATATCTTCGCCTTTGTAAATCC from Nitrospirota bacterium includes these protein-coding regions:
- a CDS encoding type II toxin-antitoxin system VapC family toxin, whose protein sequence is MESIETVVLDTDILIDHLRGFTKAKIFLTLFDEKSIRGMISALTVMELLSGKSASEEIKRIKIEKLLSLFKTVDVTFAIAEKAGELRRKYSTNPIDSIIAATAISNNLKLVTCNINHYQIIEGLTIWKPYDK